From a single Pseudomonadota bacterium genomic region:
- a CDS encoding DEAD/DEAH box helicase, giving the protein MSFDQLGLRVELLKAIKDRGYIAPTLIQTKAIPVIIDGRDILARAQTGTGKTDAFALPLVEILSRKIGNGRHPRALVLTPTRELALQVGESIKAYARRVSLRSTVVYGGVNISPQIGRLKRGIDILVATPGRLLDLAGQRHLNLSRIEFLVFDEADRMLDLGFSEEISAILDLVPVKRRTMLFSATYTQEIRNLAGRMLLEPEYIEVTPSNTAAESVVQKVHLVERSNKRDLLIHLISRGSLSRILVFTRTIHGANKLTEKLAAQGISVAALHGNKSQSFRTRTLEEFKNGEIRILVATDVAARGLDIINLPYVVNYDLPGIPEDYIHRIGRTGRAGVSGIAVSLVSHEEKPHLQAIEKLLKQKIPVEKVNGYTEDSDVPDYVLYRPNNPSSEKKADKEIKEIVARREASKQKAKNRKAKTTGSVKKSEPESKPRSGRRNDKTGKKPPRSGSRFPQSSNQDQSRRRGKA; this is encoded by the coding sequence ATGTCATTTGATCAACTTGGCCTTCGGGTCGAACTGCTTAAAGCTATTAAAGACAGGGGTTACATAGCCCCAACCCTGATTCAGACCAAGGCCATTCCCGTTATTATTGATGGACGGGATATTCTTGCCCGGGCCCAGACCGGAACTGGAAAAACAGATGCATTTGCACTACCATTGGTTGAAATTCTGAGTCGGAAGATCGGCAATGGGCGACATCCCCGCGCACTTGTTTTGACACCCACCCGCGAACTGGCGCTTCAGGTGGGAGAGAGTATCAAGGCCTATGCAAGAAGAGTTTCCTTGCGTAGCACCGTGGTTTACGGGGGGGTTAACATCAGTCCACAGATCGGGAGATTGAAACGCGGCATCGATATTCTTGTGGCCACACCGGGCCGCCTGTTGGATCTTGCCGGCCAGAGGCATTTGAATCTTTCCCGGATAGAGTTTCTGGTTTTTGACGAGGCGGACAGAATGCTGGATTTGGGATTCAGTGAGGAGATTTCTGCTATCCTTGATCTTGTTCCGGTTAAACGCAGGACCATGTTGTTTTCCGCCACCTACACCCAGGAGATCCGGAATCTTGCCGGAAGAATGCTGCTTGAGCCGGAATATATCGAGGTGACGCCCAGCAATACGGCGGCAGAATCGGTTGTCCAGAAGGTTCACCTGGTGGAACGATCAAATAAACGGGACCTTCTTATCCACCTGATCAGCAGGGGCAGCTTGAGCCGGATACTGGTTTTTACACGCACAATACATGGGGCAAATAAACTCACGGAGAAACTTGCTGCACAAGGAATCAGCGTAGCTGCCCTGCACGGCAACAAGAGCCAGTCTTTCCGTACACGTACCCTCGAAGAGTTCAAGAACGGTGAGATTCGCATACTTGTGGCAACAGATGTGGCAGCAAGGGGCTTGGACATAATCAATTTGCCCTATGTGGTCAATTACGATTTGCCCGGCATTCCCGAGGATTATATTCATCGCATCGGTCGAACCGGCCGTGCGGGTGTAAGCGGAATTGCCGTCTCTCTGGTCAGTCACGAAGAAAAGCCTCATCTTCAGGCCATTGAAAAATTGCTGAAGCAGAAAATTCCGGTGGAAAAAGTGAACGGCTATACAGAAGACAGCGATGTTCCGGATTATGTTCTCTATCGTCCCAACAACCCGTCCAGCGAAAAAAAGGCAGACAAGGAAATAAAAGAAATAGTCGCAAGAAGAGAAGCTTCAAAACAGAAAGCGAAAAACCGTAAAGCGAAAACTACAGGTTCTGTTAAAAAATCGGAACCGGAATCGAAACCTCGTTCCGGAAGGAGAAACGATAAGACGGGGAAAAAGCCACCACGATCAGGATCGCGCTTCCCACAATCTTCTAACCAAGACCAATCCAGGAGAAGGGGGAAAGCATAG
- a CDS encoding FIST C-terminal domain-containing protein, producing MKAGTGYCNEKDAFFSGEKIAQQAVYEGDLYHPDFAIAFCHGLMDHYEFYNGLRKVLGNDVPIIGGSAIGIITNKSLSYEGYPSGVIVIESGKAGFQIVSETGLEKDEKETGKRFAEKLSQETNNKLLFILYDSVKNPGNGNAPPILNASSLLIEGIEEIISPDIPIVGAGVLGDYDIKSTNQFCGFNVETQSIAGIIFSGDFQPYYRIMHGCVPLDGVYHRITKMEGSTIYELDNKPIVKMIDDIYGNQAWRTQNPVSLLTIGVNHGGRFEEPKESDYVNRLIIGALPNGEGICIFEPDLKNGTEIQFMLRDSGKMIDSAKINSKQLMDQIAKDRRKPVAGIYIDCAGRAANYLNISTEEAYEVQKVFNEYNTPLLGFYSGVEIAPLLQKSRGLDWTGVLLVLAGN from the coding sequence ATGAAAGCCGGAACCGGATATTGCAATGAAAAAGATGCTTTTTTTTCAGGTGAAAAAATAGCCCAGCAGGCTGTTTACGAAGGAGATTTATATCATCCTGATTTTGCAATAGCATTTTGCCATGGCTTAATGGATCATTATGAATTTTATAATGGTCTAAGAAAAGTATTGGGCAATGATGTGCCGATAATCGGGGGGTCGGCAATAGGCATTATAACAAACAAGTCTTTGTCATATGAAGGATACCCATCCGGAGTTATTGTAATAGAATCAGGCAAAGCCGGATTTCAGATCGTATCGGAAACCGGATTAGAAAAAGATGAAAAAGAAACCGGCAAAAGATTTGCAGAAAAACTTTCTCAAGAAACAAATAATAAACTTTTATTCATTCTTTATGATTCTGTAAAAAACCCTGGTAACGGCAACGCCCCTCCAATTCTAAATGCTTCATCACTCTTAATCGAAGGTATTGAAGAAATTATCTCTCCTGACATACCAATTGTTGGAGCGGGTGTATTGGGAGATTATGACATTAAATCCACAAACCAGTTTTGCGGATTTAATGTTGAAACTCAAAGCATTGCCGGAATTATATTCAGCGGAGATTTTCAGCCCTATTACCGGATCATGCACGGCTGCGTTCCTTTAGATGGTGTTTATCATAGAATTACAAAAATGGAAGGTTCAACTATTTACGAGCTTGACAATAAGCCGATAGTTAAGATGATTGATGATATTTACGGCAATCAGGCCTGGCGTACTCAGAACCCTGTAAGTTTATTAACTATAGGGGTCAATCATGGGGGCAGATTTGAAGAACCGAAAGAATCCGATTATGTTAACAGGCTGATTATCGGTGCTTTGCCAAATGGAGAAGGTATATGTATTTTTGAACCGGATCTTAAAAACGGCACAGAAATACAATTTATGTTAAGAGATAGCGGGAAAATGATAGATTCCGCAAAAATAAATTCCAAACAATTGATGGACCAAATTGCTAAAGACAGAAGAAAACCTGTTGCAGGAATCTATATTGACTGTGCAGGACGGGCAGCCAATTATTTAAATATTTCAACCGAAGAAGCTTATGAAGTACAAAAGGTATTTAATGAATATAATACGCCCTTGTTGGGTTTTTATTCAGGTGTTGAAATCGCGCCTTTACTACAAAAAAGCAGGGGACTGGACTGGACCGGGGTTCTGCTGGTTTTAGCAGGGAATTAA
- the sixA gene encoding phosphohistidine phosphatase SixA, protein MSIYLVQHGKSLSKDQDPQKGISDQGKEDSIRIAQVAKMYKINVSRILHSGKKRAEQTAMIFHEYLEPEKAIGKQDGIAPMDDVKIFAQNLKTKSDIMYVGHLPFMEKLVSYLATGSEEYIVFKFQNSGIVCMEQHTGDITGWNIKWALMPRID, encoded by the coding sequence ATGTCCATATATCTTGTACAACATGGCAAAAGCCTATCAAAGGATCAAGACCCCCAAAAGGGAATATCCGATCAGGGAAAAGAAGATTCAATAAGAATTGCACAGGTTGCAAAGATGTATAAAATTAATGTTTCCCGGATTCTGCACAGCGGTAAAAAAAGAGCTGAACAGACAGCAATGATTTTCCATGAGTATTTAGAACCCGAAAAAGCGATAGGAAAGCAGGATGGAATCGCCCCAATGGATGATGTGAAAATTTTTGCTCAAAATCTTAAAACCAAGTCTGATATTATGTATGTAGGGCATCTTCCTTTTATGGAAAAGCTGGTCTCCTACCTTGCAACAGGTTCAGAAGAATACATTGTTTTTAAATTCCAGAATTCCGGGATTGTATGCATGGAACAACACACAGGCGATATTACAGGCTGGAATATCAAATGGGCGTTGATGCCCAGGATCGACTAA
- a CDS encoding multidrug effflux MFS transporter, whose amino-acid sequence MKNTVVPGKQKYLKGKGMLVMLAFISVFPPISTDLYLPALPQMMEVLKTSQVLVNLTLSLFFVFFAIGILFWGPLSEKYGRKPILIIGLVMYSGASILCALAQNINQLIFFRVLQAFGGGAATAVATAIVKDIYSGKKREDAIALVMAMVIVAPVIAPILGALLLEFTSWRAIFWTLSGVGGLAIVATGLLQETLEKQYNGSIVQSLGRLWVVIKNPGFSSLLLTFSLSPIAMLAFIAASSYIYIQGFGLNERSFSFYFSLNAIFAMFGPLLYIRISKLFKSQTIITSCFITLAMSGFMVSAWGHTSPLLFAITMIPATMSITAMRPPSANLMLEQQKYDSGSASSLINFFGMVMGSLGMMLISFNWKDLISTLGIIQIIIGIAGGGLWLLFRNKPFIQFTASKDDQ is encoded by the coding sequence ATGAAAAACACTGTTGTACCAGGAAAACAAAAATATCTTAAAGGCAAAGGGATGCTTGTCATGCTTGCCTTTATCAGTGTTTTTCCTCCTATATCAACGGATCTTTACCTGCCCGCTTTGCCGCAAATGATGGAAGTGTTGAAAACATCACAGGTTCTTGTAAATCTAACGCTAAGCTTGTTCTTTGTTTTTTTTGCAATCGGCATTCTTTTTTGGGGGCCTTTAAGTGAGAAATACGGCCGAAAACCTATTCTGATAATCGGGTTGGTAATGTATTCCGGAGCCAGCATTCTATGCGCTCTGGCGCAAAACATTAACCAACTGATCTTTTTCAGGGTTCTGCAAGCCTTTGGAGGAGGTGCTGCTACTGCGGTCGCAACTGCTATCGTAAAAGATATTTACAGTGGAAAAAAACGAGAGGATGCCATAGCCCTTGTGATGGCAATGGTTATTGTCGCGCCGGTCATAGCACCTATTTTGGGTGCATTGTTGCTTGAGTTCACGTCGTGGCGGGCAATTTTCTGGACCTTATCCGGTGTCGGCGGGCTTGCTATTGTTGCCACCGGACTGTTGCAGGAAACATTGGAAAAACAATACAACGGCTCTATCGTACAGTCATTGGGTCGTCTTTGGGTAGTTATAAAAAACCCCGGCTTTTCTTCTCTGCTGCTTACCTTTTCTTTATCACCTATTGCAATGTTGGCATTTATTGCAGCTTCGTCATATATTTATATTCAAGGTTTTGGATTAAATGAGCGCTCTTTTAGTTTTTATTTTTCCCTGAATGCCATTTTTGCTATGTTCGGCCCCTTGTTATATATCCGGATATCAAAACTCTTTAAGTCACAAACCATAATCACTTCATGTTTTATAACATTGGCCATGAGCGGATTTATGGTAAGCGCTTGGGGACATACTTCTCCTTTATTGTTTGCCATTACAATGATTCCGGCAACCATGTCCATTACCGCTATGCGCCCGCCTTCAGCAAACCTCATGCTTGAACAACAAAAATATGACAGTGGATCGGCATCTTCATTGATTAATTTTTTCGGGATGGTGATGGGAAGCCTCGGTATGATGCTTATCTCCTTCAACTGGAAAGATCTGATTTCTACTTTGGGAATAATTCAGATCATAATCGGCATAGCCGGTGGTGGATTATGGTTGCTATTCAGGAATAAGCCTTTCATTCAGTTCACAGCATCAAAGGATGATCAGTGA
- a CDS encoding ATP-binding cassette domain-containing protein, protein MICATNVTLAYGKRVLFKDVNIKFTPGNCYGLIGANGAGKSTFLNILAGDIESDSGTVSVGPRERIAVLRQDHFAFDEETVLNTVIMGHKKLYDILTERDSLYAKPDFSEEDGVRSSELESELEEMNGYEAESEAAVLLKSLAISEEMHQKKMKELEGGEKMRVLLAQALFGNPDVLLLDEPTNNLDIKSIAWLEEFLYRFKNTVIVVSHDRYFMNQVCTHIADIDFGKISVYVGNYDFWYQASQLNLKQKHAENKKSTDRANELKAFIQRFSSNASKSKQATSRKKLLEKLTIEDMPVSSRKYPFICFKPERPCGNVILEVDGLTKTIDGEKVLNNVSFTVSSGDKIAFMGGNSLAKTTLFQILAGEIKADSGTFCWGLTITQSYFPKEHSAYFNGDRSLIEWLLQYAPPTEGESFARTFLGRMLFSGEEAVKKISVLSGGEKVRCMLSRMMLSESNVLMLDEPTNHLDLESITSLNNSLLNFQEVILFTSHDHEFLNTVVNRIIEITPGGIIDRLMTFDEYIESTEVAKTREAMILKAA, encoded by the coding sequence ATGATTTGTGCTACCAACGTCACCCTCGCCTACGGCAAGAGGGTTTTGTTCAAAGATGTTAATATAAAATTTACACCGGGTAATTGTTATGGACTTATCGGCGCCAATGGCGCAGGAAAGTCCACATTTCTGAATATTCTTGCCGGGGATATCGAATCGGATTCGGGTACCGTTTCCGTGGGACCAAGGGAGCGGATCGCGGTTTTAAGGCAGGACCATTTTGCCTTTGACGAGGAGACGGTTTTAAACACTGTGATCATGGGCCATAAAAAGCTGTACGATATTTTAACCGAAAGAGATTCTCTTTATGCAAAGCCCGACTTCTCCGAAGAGGACGGAGTCAGGTCAAGTGAGCTTGAGAGCGAATTAGAAGAGATGAACGGCTATGAAGCAGAGTCTGAAGCGGCTGTTCTTCTAAAAAGTTTGGCAATTTCCGAAGAGATGCATCAAAAAAAGATGAAGGAACTTGAGGGCGGTGAAAAAATGCGGGTGCTTCTTGCCCAGGCTTTGTTCGGAAACCCGGATGTCCTGCTTTTAGATGAGCCTACCAACAACCTTGATATCAAGTCCATTGCCTGGCTTGAGGAATTTCTCTACAGGTTCAAAAACACCGTAATCGTGGTATCACACGATCGTTATTTCATGAACCAGGTGTGTACCCACATTGCAGATATCGATTTCGGCAAGATCTCGGTATACGTGGGAAACTATGATTTCTGGTATCAGGCCAGCCAGCTGAACCTGAAGCAGAAACATGCGGAAAACAAGAAGAGTACTGACCGGGCCAATGAACTGAAGGCTTTTATCCAGCGGTTCAGCTCTAATGCATCCAAATCTAAGCAGGCCACTTCCCGAAAGAAACTCCTGGAGAAACTAACCATTGAAGACATGCCGGTATCATCAAGAAAATACCCTTTTATTTGCTTCAAACCGGAACGCCCATGTGGTAACGTGATTCTTGAAGTTGACGGACTCACCAAGACTATCGATGGTGAAAAGGTACTTAACAACGTAAGTTTTACTGTGAGCAGCGGGGACAAGATCGCCTTTATGGGCGGAAACAGTCTGGCCAAGACCACCCTTTTCCAAATCCTGGCTGGGGAGATTAAAGCGGACAGTGGTACTTTCTGTTGGGGACTTACCATTACCCAATCCTATTTTCCCAAGGAACACAGTGCCTATTTCAACGGCGACCGGAGCCTTATCGAGTGGCTCCTGCAGTACGCTCCCCCCACTGAGGGTGAGAGCTTTGCCCGGACATTTTTGGGACGGATGCTTTTTTCCGGGGAAGAAGCTGTTAAAAAGATCAGCGTGCTCTCCGGTGGTGAAAAGGTTCGCTGCATGCTCTCACGGATGATGCTTTCCGAATCCAATGTTCTTATGCTGGATGAACCCACCAACCACCTTGACCTGGAATCGATCACATCTTTAAATAACAGCCTGCTTAATTTCCAGGAGGTAATTCTTTTCACCTCCCATGACCACGAGTTCTTGAATACTGTAGTAAACCGGATTATCGAGATCACCCCCGGCGGCATTATAGACAGGCTAATGACTTTCGATGAGTATATTGAAAGCACAGAAGTTGCTAAAACACGGGAAGCCATGATCTTAAAGGCCGCTTAA
- a CDS encoding response regulator, translated as MTEENLNLQKKCSDLERQLEEIKKESLYYKKLSEETGKNHLREIDELSKLIEAYKESRQTLQESEEKYKSLIELSPDPIAIIQNEQHQLINPAFTKLFGFTQLDIDQGINIFDSICEEDKAEAKKQLFDLFSGKTVKSQKPVFNYTTKDGSIIICETSSSIVNFNGNPAVMSFVRDITEIEKAREEKGILQRKLRESRKTETIATLAGGIAHEFNNALFTVSGSLELLQMILPDKENYSKYTETIANSVRRMASLTEKLLAYAQGGKYQAKLISLCNYIEETLTFIKSSINKSIKIETSLPKDIPEIMADITQMQLVISAIMTNSSEAIEDEGCIRISVNEVKIDKNYIKKYPHAKVGNRVCLTIEDDGKGMDEEVLNRIFDPFFSTKFQGRGLGMAAVYGIIRNHNGWLTVDSKSGKGTTVRIYLPVAQTHIKQTELPEATVQSGTGTILIVEDEKPVILLYKQMLQRLGYKTIEAETGGEAIDIINQQKENISLVLLDIRLQDMTGSTVFSIIKKINPEQKVIVCSGYSIDGPVQRILDDGANGFLQKPFSFAMLSEKIKEVLAE; from the coding sequence ATGACCGAGGAAAACTTAAACTTACAAAAAAAATGCTCCGATCTTGAAAGACAATTGGAAGAAATTAAGAAGGAATCTTTATACTACAAGAAACTATCTGAAGAAACCGGCAAAAACCACCTAAGAGAAATAGATGAGCTCTCAAAACTTATTGAAGCCTATAAAGAATCTAGACAGACATTACAGGAAAGCGAAGAAAAATACAAATCTCTTATAGAATTGAGCCCTGATCCAATTGCTATTATACAAAATGAACAGCACCAATTAATAAATCCGGCATTTACAAAGCTTTTCGGGTTTACGCAGCTGGATATAGATCAAGGGATAAATATATTTGATAGTATTTGTGAGGAAGACAAAGCTGAAGCAAAAAAACAGTTGTTTGATTTATTCTCCGGGAAAACGGTAAAGTCACAAAAGCCTGTTTTTAATTATACGACTAAAGATGGGTCAATAATAATCTGTGAGACATCTTCTTCTATAGTAAATTTCAACGGAAATCCGGCTGTGATGTCATTTGTCCGAGATATTACAGAAATAGAAAAAGCCCGTGAAGAAAAAGGAATCCTTCAAAGAAAGCTTAGAGAATCCAGGAAAACTGAAACTATTGCTACCCTTGCCGGAGGCATTGCGCATGAGTTTAATAATGCATTATTTACAGTCTCAGGTAGTTTAGAACTTTTGCAGATGATTTTGCCTGATAAAGAAAATTATAGCAAATATACTGAAACAATAGCAAATTCTGTTCGTCGTATGGCAAGCTTAACAGAGAAACTGTTAGCCTATGCACAAGGCGGAAAATATCAGGCAAAACTTATATCTTTATGCAACTATATAGAAGAAACACTCACCTTTATAAAATCTTCGATCAATAAGTCTATAAAAATAGAAACAAGCTTACCTAAAGATATACCTGAAATAATGGCTGATATTACCCAAATGCAACTGGTTATATCGGCTATTATGACAAATTCATCTGAAGCCATTGAAGATGAAGGCTGTATCAGGATCAGTGTTAATGAAGTAAAAATAGATAAAAATTATATAAAAAAATATCCGCATGCTAAAGTCGGCAATCGTGTTTGCCTGACAATAGAAGATGATGGAAAAGGAATGGATGAGGAAGTTCTAAACAGAATATTTGATCCTTTTTTTTCGACAAAGTTTCAGGGCCGCGGGCTTGGAATGGCGGCAGTATATGGAATTATAAGAAATCATAACGGATGGCTGACGGTTGATTCAAAATCAGGAAAAGGAACAACGGTTCGTATTTATCTGCCGGTTGCTCAAACTCATATAAAGCAAACCGAACTACCTGAGGCAACAGTGCAGTCAGGCACCGGTACCATACTCATAGTTGAAGATGAAAAACCGGTTATATTATTATATAAGCAAATGTTGCAAAGACTTGGCTACAAAACAATAGAAGCCGAAACTGGTGGAGAAGCTATTGATATTATTAACCAACAGAAAGAAAATATCAGTTTGGTACTGCTTGATATAAGACTGCAGGATATGACGGGCAGTACTGTATTTTCTATAATAAAAAAAATAAACCCAGAGCAAAAAGTTATAGTATGTAGTGGTTATTCGATTGATGGTCCGGTTCAGAGAATTCTTGATGACGGTGCTAACGGATTTTTACAGAAGCCTTTTTCCTTTGCAATGCT